ACTTACCTTTCACCTCTATATAAAACAACACAGTGTATTGTTGTTTGATAGTTAAATATCATGAGGTGATACCTACCGTGTATAGATAGGCCAGTACAGGACCCTAACCCCAGTTATttgatcaattttataatacaacatactgatagtaatttttaatacacacTGCACATTTGTTCACTGTATTGATTGCTCACTTCACTTTGTGATCtcatttttacttaatactttttCCTTTGTATGTTTTAACCACACCATAGTGctctaaaaacaaaattgtacagGTGTTGCTATATGACATGTATTACCAAcatctgttataaatatattcaatcaaCTATTCTCTATTATAAGTTGGTACacctattttattgattttgtcttaacattcgaaatttgaatgtGGAGTACTGTTGCATGTTTGCAATTATGAGTTctatttcaatatacatataaaatagaatCTAATGTACACTGTTAATCATTTGGTAACATTGATGtactacaatataatttaaaggaaattttgttaatttaaatcataataaatgaaaataaaaacttattttaacacAACTATTGTTTTGATATGCTTGCAGTTAATATAAAGTCATaggtatattgaaatatatgtagTCAACACATCAACACTTATGAACTTAagacaaaaacaataattaagtataaGATGAAAAGGTTATTATAGGTTTAAGAAGTTTGTTTTATTGTGGgaatttaataactataatctgttttaaattaaataagctttAATCTTTTAGTATCACATGCAATATATCTctaaagatgttatatctctaaAATGTTAcacaaacaacaacaacatcaaATTTCCTAACAAACTGTATCAACTTTCTTTGaattgtaagtaaatattgtgaaatatatagatttttaaagatgattttatattttgagaGTTATTCTCACAatggattattataatatcattaatctCAAAAAAAAGGAATTGTTTTTGAAGTTGAAATTGTTTGAGTTCCACATCACATTATCTAgctataatatgaaataaaattttcctaTTACAATTGAAATTCTTGATAATGTGCTGTATCTAATAATGTGCTAAAATGGACagcctttaatttttttattctaataaaaaatatgaaacatgatttacaataatactcttataataaaattaaataaacatcctACCTGTTCATACTATTTACATACACCTACTCTCTCCTACTTGATTGaattacctatttatattaaaactaataatattcacATGTAGAAGAAAATGtagacaattattatttccaaatgacatctaactttttttaataaattgtttaactaGTGTTTGATTCTTTTGAtacatatgttattataaatacaatttttgtatatgttttacagtaaaatattgaatattaattaagtaaataataaagggtaatattacattttacactTTTAGGTAACTTTCTATCAAATTTATTGGTaaagaagtataaaaaaatgctttatatatatttactatatttgtaggctttgaatatattataaaagactaataaaaTCGTCGCGTCATTGAATTGGACGGTGACATAAAgataggtatttttatataatctactCATATTGTATTTGTgctccaatatttttttatttaataatgactaGTCAATGATTTCAATGACCTATTGAAATCAGAAaagatttattgttaataaaaatagaaaaattctGAAAAATTGACGTGCGAAAATTGCCACCTAGGCAGTAAGTAGGGAGAGTTTTATGAACAGCCACCTGCGTTACTATGAAAAATACACTTTTATGTTCAGtataaagttattactaaagaatatttttttgcaattaccTCAAAAATAACACGAACACTCATCacaaaaataacacatttaGCTTCTACCCACTTCAAATCATGATCCGTCACTCGTCAGCACCAGTAGCAATGTTGCCAGATCGGACATAAAGTATGTTAGTATTCAGTTTTAGTCTGTAGGTAAATTTCAgaatggtaaaaaataaaagaaataaaatataggcAATTTTTCAATACCAAAGCCATGGAAGGCACATCTCCTAACGACAATACAAGGTAAactttttttcttcaaaaaccCGCGAAAGGAAGTCAGCGGCAATTtttctagtttttttaattccttaaaGTTTCCAGAAAAGTAAACATAAAGCCAATTGTGAACTCAAACTtccttttagattttttttaattaaaccacAAAGGACTTTTGAAAGTTTTCTAGGATTTCTGATACAATTACAATATGATTACAAATTATCTAAGGCctattcctttttattttcaaatatttaaactaaactaatcTACTTTAAATCTTCAATTTCTAAAAGTAGTTACTAGTGAtacttaaaagttataaattttgttCAGTAAATTTCTTCCTTTTATTTGGATGCTATAATTATTCAAACACTGTATTGTATGGCGTTAATTGATGCCTGTAAGTTCTGTTAGCAAAACTAACCCCAGATGATTTAAGTGCTGATAATACAAATCGTGtacaaattgtaaatgttttagaaGGTGGGAgtaaacaaaaacttaattgaaattattctttttaaatatgtgaCCCCTGcgcttatatacaaatataatgtagtTTAAAATTGCAATTGAAGTTAAATAGCTGAACAAGAGAATGGGCgtgatatacaaatatttttttactgttgaGCTAACTGTGCCTCGTAATTTCCTGTAATTTCAATATCGTTAACGTTACTGTTCTGCCCGTGTGGTTTATAGACCATAGTGTGGTGTTcaaatgtctataaatattttttgggctGTCGcaatagcatttttttataagttttttatttttattttgtgttgtcAATACTCAATTGGTGACTTGTAGACCTGACAGCGcggtaaagtttataaaaaaatatattgtgcagGTACAAATTACTTACTATATATATCATAAGTTCATAagattcagccagcgtttgcaatgtaagcgcaaaaaatagTGAATATTTACATCACAATTGAAACCTCTAAAATCGAAGAATGAATTTtggattttttgttaaaatagtagtttttattagtatttgttaaactacatttatttgttatctTTTCCGCTATTGAtataactgttttaaatatgttCGTTAATCTGTGTTTTCATATCAGTTGTACTACTCTCTACTCTTAGACAAATCTAGTAAATATTAAGCAAAATAGCATATTAAGATGTCTGTCATGCAGGAAATTTTTGATTCAGGGAGTTAAAATACtccaatttgaatatttaagccACACATGGACACACCTGCATCTATGTTTTACGATATAACTATTAATCAAACCAATTTTGATTTCTTATTCATATCTCGTATGATCCTCTTACCTTATTTATAACTCAAAATATACcactatttttttcttgttactGCGGTTCTCTTACTcttcattaataaattgcacccatgCAAATCCTGAACAGGTTGCTTGTAAAGTATGTTAATCaggcttatataattaaaatgtgaggaatgtgaataaaattgaatagtatatattattcatttatttccgaatattacatttttcttaGATACATTGTAAAGAACATGAAATATTGAGACACCAATAATTTAGGAACAGAGAAGACAACGGACGGCCTGGCCGTTTACATCTAAACTCATTGATTCTACACATTTATACCATAATAACTAGGTACtaagtaacaatattttaaatcaatcctTGTGCTTGAAGtaaggtaaatttaaaaaataagaataaaataaaattacagtagagtattatttatttgtattttgtttccAGTCTgctttgttttatgtaaaaacaatttattgttatttttgacaAGGagtagttttactttttttgccactgcttttataaaaaaaaacccttagaTATACTTTAAAAGTTATCAAAACAAGTTTAATGTATCtccataaaataagtaataataataatttacaatatgattattagatgtttttatattttaactttaatgaaTCATAACttcggaaataaaaaaaaaacattaagatcAATGCTGTTATACAAACTAGTCATACATAGCTAAATATGTTGATaacacattaatatataaaacaaaaaattttgagttttaaaaatatttttgtataatatgtaatacacTATTGTTGGAAaatcgttttatatattatataacagtcaactgcaattttattttattatagttacaaTGTATTAGTTTCTGTGATTTGAGTTGAGTTTATGTGATCAAAAACAGCTAAAAAGTTTTCATCACTGGGTATTAAAATGCTGGATCATCTGGGAATATGATGTTgcattttcaatataaactaGGTCATAATGAaagaatagtaaatataaagtatgaaatgaaattcaaaagtataaaataatgtgaaaAGTATGGTGCAATACTGTTATATTCtgataaatttcttattttttaacaatatatttagacACCTTGAACATTTCCTCTACCACTACAGATATGGGAAAAATAAGATAATACAACATTTtagataatatatgttaatcacTACAGTTAaatcttcaataaataaatataaatttgaatatttattcattgcTACAAATATCCATTCTCATcgagaataaatatttcaaatatatataaatttatttattgtaagaattgtagacacataaaatatttgaattaaccactaacatttagattttaataaaagttttaattttcttttccaaTGAGATTAGCCATGTCAGTCATAAATCTGTTTGcagtttgttaataaaattaaaaataaatgcaagaaagtaaaaaagtcaatttattgtattacatattcgacaacataaaattaacaaattagttTGTAGAATACAAAATTCACATGTTCACACTAAAGTGTGAAAGTAAGATAAGATACTTTGAATTAATCAGAAATTGGCGACTAAGAattgattttttcttaaaaaaaaaaacgatttaaaattgtaatgtgaACATGTTTATACatacaacttaatttttttggtttaaCATAGTAGAATACATTACAGAAACTATTTAAGCCGTCCTTACGATAATATGGAGGCCAGAATCAGTATCAACCACTTGGCTCAGTTGACCAATCTTGAGCGAAAAGGCCACATCCTCAAATGCTTTCTGCATCTGTCCCTTCTTGAAACGACCCAAATCTCCGTTGCGCTTGGCTGATGAGCAATCAGAATAAGTCTTGGCGAGTTCCTCAAAAGACAGCTCCTTGTTCACAATCCTCTTGCGAAACTCTGTAAGTACATTCCATTATCCACATATGACAGTACCGTAAGTTTTTTTAACTTCTTCATAGAAGTATATTTAATGACTTTATTATGatagaataaattaagaaaattacatttgtacatatttacttCAGTAATTGTGTTTATGTTAATCAATTGTACAGTTTTGAaagattgattttatatttttattatttaagatgttttttttgaataatctataacttATAATTACCTTTTAACATCTCCAGAGCTTCTTCCTTTGTCCTAGTGATGTTCTCTTCGCGCCAAGAAGATGGGCGCCGGCTCCCAGCATGCTTCACAAGCAGATGGCTGCATTGTATTTGAATGGGACAGACATCACCATCATCCTCATCTACCAAAGGAGCAGGACCATCTGGCTTGTCCCACTGAGACTTTTTGGTATGAGTGTTCAAGAAGTATATCATACCTGTAATTTtatgcataatattttaaatatatacattaaaattttttctTGGTAGCACAACAATGTTATTTATGCAAATtgcaatattatgaaataatattttctaattatatttatctttaaagtatatttattcatcatgttatatttattttattaataatttaaacctgagaggatttgttatatttgataatgGCTCACCATTTTCATTGAACAACATTGGATTATAACAGAAAAGTATGTAAGTacctaataacaataataaaaaaaaattataaaaataaattattccccgaaaataatatattatatatacaattaatgaa
This genomic window from Vanessa atalanta chromosome Z, ilVanAtal1.2, whole genome shotgun sequence contains:
- the LOC125075833 gene encoding putative peptidyl-prolyl cis-trans isomerase dodo, translated to MASTSEETLPEGWEARKSRSTGMIYFLNTHTKKSQWDKPDGPAPLVDEDDGDVCPIQIQCSHLLVKHAGSRRPSSWREENITRTKEEALEMLKEFRKRIVNKELSFEELAKTYSDCSSAKRNGDLGRFKKGQMQKAFEDVAFSLKIGQLSQVVDTDSGLHIIVRTA